One genomic region from Chrysemys picta bellii isolate R12L10 chromosome 16, ASM1138683v2, whole genome shotgun sequence encodes:
- the LOC101935634 gene encoding zinc finger protein 154-like isoform X1, with the protein MRRSAFPRALGMCPPPVLRGWRTREGPTEPRRPSLIPLVPCPARALLPLELPRALPAPLRSCSLQGLVTFEEVAVYFTREKWGLLDPTQRTLYRDVMQENYENVTSLGFPVSKPDVISQLEQGKESWVPDLQGSEEREILRAICTAGDAMVCEKEEENSQQENVEQVDKHRELSQRSKSNVSRSHEQGQSCEIQHKPEREHGNQPGEKVDKFISSWRTQKDIKETTTQQEILRGKRKNTFTECGKNLRDYSALIKHQRIRTGARPYECSECGKCFTKSSALSEHQRIHTGERPYECSECGKNFTYRSGLFLHQRIHTGERPYECSECGKCFTSSSALSEHQRIHKGERPYECSECGKNFTQRAGLFLHQISHREERPYECYECGKTFNRSSHLIRHQRIHTGERPYECIECGESFTNSSALSEHQRIHRGERPYECSECGKKFTRRSGLFQHQRIHTGERPYECNECGKSFTSKSALSEHQRIHTGERPYECSECGKNFTHRSGLSEHQRMHTGERPFECRDCGKCFTSRSVLSKHQRIHTGERPYECSECGKTFIRSSHLIRHQRSHTREKPYECSEQGWLQAPAQQACAWGSKLHGVACRSL; encoded by the exons ATGCGCAGATCTGCATTTCCCAGAGCACTGGGCATGTGCCCTCCCCCGGTGCTGCGGGGCTGGAGAACAAGGGAGGGTCCGACTGAACCGCGAAGACCTTCATTAATCCCCCTCGTGCCGTGCCCGGCCCGGGCCCTGCTCCCGCTGGAGCtgccccgggctctgcccgccCCGCTGCGGAGCTGCAGTCTCCAG gggctggtgaccttcgaggaggtggctgtgtatttcaccagggaaaAGTGGGGTCTGCTGGACCCAACTCAGAGAACTCTGTACagagacgtcatgcaggagaactatgagaatgtgacctcgctgg ggtttccagtttccaaacctgatgtgatctcccAGCTGGAACAAGGGAAAGAGTCATGGGTCCCAGACCTCCAGGgttcagaggaaagagagatcctgaGAGCTATCTGCACAG CAGGTGATGCAATGGTAtgtgagaaagaggaggagaattCTCAGCAGGAAAATGTTGAGCAAGTGGATAAACACAGAGAATTATCGCAAAGATCAAAAAGCAATGTATCCAGGAGTCATGAGCAGGGACAATCCTGTGAGATTCAGCACAAACCAGAAAGAGAGCATGGAAATCAGCCAGGGGAGAAAGTGGATAAATTTATTTCCAGTTGGAGAACTCAGAAGGACATCAAGGAAACCACAACACAGCAGGAAATCCtcaggggaaagagaaaaaatacattcactgagtgtgggaaaaacttacGTGACTACTCAGCCCTTATAAAGCATCAGAGAATCCGCACAGGGGcaaggccctatgaatgcagcgAGTGTGGAAAATGCTTCACTAAGagctcagccctttctgaacatcagagaatccacacaggggagaggccctatgaatgcagtgagtgtgggaaaaacttcacttACAGATCAGGCCTTTTTctccatcagagaatccacacaggggagaggccctatgaatgcagtgagtgtggaaaATGCTTCACTAGcagctcagccctttctgaacatcagagaattcacaaaggggagaggccctatgaatgcagtgagtgtggaaaAAACTTCACTCAGAGAGCTGGCCTTTTTCTCCATCAGATAAGTCACAGAgaggagaggccctatgaatgctatgagtgtgggaaaaccttcaatcGCAGTTCGCACCTTATTAGGCACCAGAGAATCcatacaggggagaggccctatgaatgcattGAGTGTGGGGAAAGCTTCACTAAcagctcagccctttctgaacatcagagaatccacagaggggagaggccctatgaatgcagtgagtgtggaaaAAAATTCACTCGCAGATCAGGCCTTTttcaacatcagagaatccacacaggggagaggccctatgaatgcaatgagtgtgggaaaagtttcactagCAAATCAGCCCTttctgaacatcagagaatccacacaggggagaggccctatgaatgcagtgagtgtgggaaaaacttcactcaCAGATCAGGCCTTTCTGAACATCAGAGaatgcacacaggagagaggcccttTGAATGCCGTGACTGTGGAAAATGCTTCACTAGCAGATCAGTcctttctaaacatcagagaattcacacaggggagaggccctatgaatgcagtgaatgtgggaaaaccttcattcGCAGCTCGCACCTTATTAGGCATCAGAGAAGTCACACAAGAGAGaagccctatgaatgcagtgagcaggggtggctccaggcaccagcacagcaagcatgtgcctggggcagcaagctacacggggtggcctgccggtcgctgtga
- the LOC101935634 gene encoding zinc finger protein 154-like isoform X3, whose protein sequence is MRRSAFPRALGMCPPPVLRGWRTREGPTEPRRPSLIPLVPCPARALLPLELPRALPAPLRSCSLQGLVTFEEVAVYFTREKWGLLDPTQRTLYRDVMQENYENVTSLGFPVSKPDVISQLEQGKESWVPDLQGSEEREILRAICTAGDAMVCEKEEENSQQENVEQVDKHRELSQRSKSNVSRSHEQGQSCEIQHKPEREHGNQPGEKVDKFISSWRTQKDIKETTTQQEILRGKRKNTFTECGKNLRDYSALIKHQRIRTGARPYECSECGKCFTKSSALSEHQRIHTGERPYECSECGKNFTYRSGLFLHQRIHTGERPYECSECGKCFTSSSALSEHQRIHKGERPYECSECGKNFTQRAGLFLHQISHREERPYECYECGKTFNRSSHLIRHQRIHTGERPYECIECGESFTNSSALSEHQRIHRGERPYECSECGKKFTRRSGLFQHQRIHTGERPYECNECGKSFTSKSALSEHQRIHTGERPYECKTRTSCDGRTQTGPAPGDGRLKWLPGAH, encoded by the exons ATGCGCAGATCTGCATTTCCCAGAGCACTGGGCATGTGCCCTCCCCCGGTGCTGCGGGGCTGGAGAACAAGGGAGGGTCCGACTGAACCGCGAAGACCTTCATTAATCCCCCTCGTGCCGTGCCCGGCCCGGGCCCTGCTCCCGCTGGAGCtgccccgggctctgcccgccCCGCTGCGGAGCTGCAGTCTCCAG gggctggtgaccttcgaggaggtggctgtgtatttcaccagggaaaAGTGGGGTCTGCTGGACCCAACTCAGAGAACTCTGTACagagacgtcatgcaggagaactatgagaatgtgacctcgctgg ggtttccagtttccaaacctgatgtgatctcccAGCTGGAACAAGGGAAAGAGTCATGGGTCCCAGACCTCCAGGgttcagaggaaagagagatcctgaGAGCTATCTGCACAG CAGGTGATGCAATGGTAtgtgagaaagaggaggagaattCTCAGCAGGAAAATGTTGAGCAAGTGGATAAACACAGAGAATTATCGCAAAGATCAAAAAGCAATGTATCCAGGAGTCATGAGCAGGGACAATCCTGTGAGATTCAGCACAAACCAGAAAGAGAGCATGGAAATCAGCCAGGGGAGAAAGTGGATAAATTTATTTCCAGTTGGAGAACTCAGAAGGACATCAAGGAAACCACAACACAGCAGGAAATCCtcaggggaaagagaaaaaatacattcactgagtgtgggaaaaacttacGTGACTACTCAGCCCTTATAAAGCATCAGAGAATCCGCACAGGGGcaaggccctatgaatgcagcgAGTGTGGAAAATGCTTCACTAAGagctcagccctttctgaacatcagagaatccacacaggggagaggccctatgaatgcagtgagtgtgggaaaaacttcacttACAGATCAGGCCTTTTTctccatcagagaatccacacaggggagaggccctatgaatgcagtgagtgtggaaaATGCTTCACTAGcagctcagccctttctgaacatcagagaattcacaaaggggagaggccctatgaatgcagtgagtgtggaaaAAACTTCACTCAGAGAGCTGGCCTTTTTCTCCATCAGATAAGTCACAGAgaggagaggccctatgaatgctatgagtgtgggaaaaccttcaatcGCAGTTCGCACCTTATTAGGCACCAGAGAATCcatacaggggagaggccctatgaatgcattGAGTGTGGGGAAAGCTTCACTAAcagctcagccctttctgaacatcagagaatccacagaggggagaggccctatgaatgcagtgagtgtggaaaAAAATTCACTCGCAGATCAGGCCTTTttcaacatcagagaatccacacaggggagaggccctatgaatgcaatgagtgtgggaaaagtttcactagCAAATCAGCCCTttctgaacatcagagaatccacacaggggagaggccctatgaatgca AAACCAGGACGTCATGTGATGGGAGAACACAGACAGGCCCTGCTCCGGGGGATGGAAGGCTgaaatggctgccaggtgcacaCTGA
- the LOC101935634 gene encoding zinc finger protein 154-like isoform X4, giving the protein MRRSAFPRALGMCPPPVLRGWRTREGPTEPRRPSLIPLVPCPARALLPLELPRALPAPLRSCSLQGLVTFEEVAVYFTREKWGLLDPTQRTLYRDVMQENYENVTSLGFPVSKPDVISQLEQGKESWVPDLQGSEEREILRAICTAGDAMVCEKEEENSQQENVEQVDKHRELSQRSKSNVSRSHEQGQSCEIQHKPEREHGNQPGEKVDKFISSWRTQKDIKETTTQQEILRGKRKNTFTECGKNLRDYSALIKHQRIRTGARPYECSECGKCFTKSSALSEHQRIHTGERPYECSECGKNFTYRSGLFLHQRIHTGERPYECSECGKCFTSSSALSEHQRIHKGERPYECSECGKNFTQRAGLFLHQISHREERPYECYECGKTFNRSSHLIRHQRIHTGERPYECIECGESFTNSSALSEHQRIHRGERPYECSECGKKFTRRSGLFQHQRIHTGERPYECNECGKSFTSKSALSEHQRIHTGERPYECIGLEPRRCLAGTSSAAAPECETSP; this is encoded by the exons ATGCGCAGATCTGCATTTCCCAGAGCACTGGGCATGTGCCCTCCCCCGGTGCTGCGGGGCTGGAGAACAAGGGAGGGTCCGACTGAACCGCGAAGACCTTCATTAATCCCCCTCGTGCCGTGCCCGGCCCGGGCCCTGCTCCCGCTGGAGCtgccccgggctctgcccgccCCGCTGCGGAGCTGCAGTCTCCAG gggctggtgaccttcgaggaggtggctgtgtatttcaccagggaaaAGTGGGGTCTGCTGGACCCAACTCAGAGAACTCTGTACagagacgtcatgcaggagaactatgagaatgtgacctcgctgg ggtttccagtttccaaacctgatgtgatctcccAGCTGGAACAAGGGAAAGAGTCATGGGTCCCAGACCTCCAGGgttcagaggaaagagagatcctgaGAGCTATCTGCACAG CAGGTGATGCAATGGTAtgtgagaaagaggaggagaattCTCAGCAGGAAAATGTTGAGCAAGTGGATAAACACAGAGAATTATCGCAAAGATCAAAAAGCAATGTATCCAGGAGTCATGAGCAGGGACAATCCTGTGAGATTCAGCACAAACCAGAAAGAGAGCATGGAAATCAGCCAGGGGAGAAAGTGGATAAATTTATTTCCAGTTGGAGAACTCAGAAGGACATCAAGGAAACCACAACACAGCAGGAAATCCtcaggggaaagagaaaaaatacattcactgagtgtgggaaaaacttacGTGACTACTCAGCCCTTATAAAGCATCAGAGAATCCGCACAGGGGcaaggccctatgaatgcagcgAGTGTGGAAAATGCTTCACTAAGagctcagccctttctgaacatcagagaatccacacaggggagaggccctatgaatgcagtgagtgtgggaaaaacttcacttACAGATCAGGCCTTTTTctccatcagagaatccacacaggggagaggccctatgaatgcagtgagtgtggaaaATGCTTCACTAGcagctcagccctttctgaacatcagagaattcacaaaggggagaggccctatgaatgcagtgagtgtggaaaAAACTTCACTCAGAGAGCTGGCCTTTTTCTCCATCAGATAAGTCACAGAgaggagaggccctatgaatgctatgagtgtgggaaaaccttcaatcGCAGTTCGCACCTTATTAGGCACCAGAGAATCcatacaggggagaggccctatgaatgcattGAGTGTGGGGAAAGCTTCACTAAcagctcagccctttctgaacatcagagaatccacagaggggagaggccctatgaatgcagtgagtgtggaaaAAAATTCACTCGCAGATCAGGCCTTTttcaacatcagagaatccacacaggggagaggccctatgaatgcaatgagtgtgggaaaagtttcactagCAAATCAGCCCTttctgaacatcagagaatccacacaggggagaggccctatgaatgca TAGGCTTAGAGCCCCGCAGGTGTCTAGCAGGAACTTcatctgctgctgcaccagagtgcGAGACCagcccttga
- the LOC101935634 gene encoding zinc finger protein 620-like isoform X8, translating to MRRSAFPRALGMCPPPVLRGWRTREGPTEPRRPSLIPLVPCPARALLPLELPRALPAPLRSCSLQGLVTFEEVAVYFTREKWGLLDPTQRTLYRDVMQENYENVTSLGFPVSKPDVISQLEQGKESWVPDLQGSEEREILRAICTAGDAMVCEKEEENSQQENVEQVDKHRELSQRSKSNVSRSHEQGQSCEIQHKPEREHGNQPGEKVDKFISSWRTQKDIKETTTQQEILRGKRKNTFTECGKNLRDYSALIKHQRIRTGARPYECSECGKCFTKSSALSEHQRIHTGERPYECIGLEPRRCLAGTSSAAAPECETSP from the exons ATGCGCAGATCTGCATTTCCCAGAGCACTGGGCATGTGCCCTCCCCCGGTGCTGCGGGGCTGGAGAACAAGGGAGGGTCCGACTGAACCGCGAAGACCTTCATTAATCCCCCTCGTGCCGTGCCCGGCCCGGGCCCTGCTCCCGCTGGAGCtgccccgggctctgcccgccCCGCTGCGGAGCTGCAGTCTCCAG gggctggtgaccttcgaggaggtggctgtgtatttcaccagggaaaAGTGGGGTCTGCTGGACCCAACTCAGAGAACTCTGTACagagacgtcatgcaggagaactatgagaatgtgacctcgctgg ggtttccagtttccaaacctgatgtgatctcccAGCTGGAACAAGGGAAAGAGTCATGGGTCCCAGACCTCCAGGgttcagaggaaagagagatcctgaGAGCTATCTGCACAG CAGGTGATGCAATGGTAtgtgagaaagaggaggagaattCTCAGCAGGAAAATGTTGAGCAAGTGGATAAACACAGAGAATTATCGCAAAGATCAAAAAGCAATGTATCCAGGAGTCATGAGCAGGGACAATCCTGTGAGATTCAGCACAAACCAGAAAGAGAGCATGGAAATCAGCCAGGGGAGAAAGTGGATAAATTTATTTCCAGTTGGAGAACTCAGAAGGACATCAAGGAAACCACAACACAGCAGGAAATCCtcaggggaaagagaaaaaatacattcactgagtgtgggaaaaacttacGTGACTACTCAGCCCTTATAAAGCATCAGAGAATCCGCACAGGGGcaaggccctatgaatgcagcgAGTGTGGAAAATGCTTCACTAAGagctcagccctttctgaacatcagagaatccacacaggggagaggccctatgaatgca TAGGCTTAGAGCCCCGCAGGTGTCTAGCAGGAACTTcatctgctgctgcaccagagtgcGAGACCagcccttga
- the LOC101935634 gene encoding zinc finger protein 688-like isoform X9: MRRSAFPRALGMCPPPVLRGWRTREGPTEPRRPSLIPLVPCPARALLPLELPRALPAPLRSCSLQGLVTFEEVAVYFTREKWGLLDPTQRTLYRDVMQENYENVTSLGFPVSKPDVISQLEQGKESWVPDLQGSEEREILRAICTVGLEPRRCLAGTSSAAAPECETSP; encoded by the exons ATGCGCAGATCTGCATTTCCCAGAGCACTGGGCATGTGCCCTCCCCCGGTGCTGCGGGGCTGGAGAACAAGGGAGGGTCCGACTGAACCGCGAAGACCTTCATTAATCCCCCTCGTGCCGTGCCCGGCCCGGGCCCTGCTCCCGCTGGAGCtgccccgggctctgcccgccCCGCTGCGGAGCTGCAGTCTCCAG gggctggtgaccttcgaggaggtggctgtgtatttcaccagggaaaAGTGGGGTCTGCTGGACCCAACTCAGAGAACTCTGTACagagacgtcatgcaggagaactatgagaatgtgacctcgctgg ggtttccagtttccaaacctgatgtgatctcccAGCTGGAACAAGGGAAAGAGTCATGGGTCCCAGACCTCCAGGgttcagaggaaagagagatcctgaGAGCTATCTGCACAG TAGGCTTAGAGCCCCGCAGGTGTCTAGCAGGAACTTcatctgctgctgcaccagagtgcGAGACCagcccttga
- the LOC101935634 gene encoding zinc finger protein 620-like isoform X7, whose protein sequence is MRRSAFPRALGMCPPPVLRGWRTREGPTEPRRPSLIPLVPCPARALLPLELPRALPAPLRSCSLQGLVTFEEVAVYFTREKWGLLDPTQRTLYRDVMQENYENVTSLGFPVSKPDVISQLEQGKESWVPDLQGSEEREILRAICTAGDAMVCEKEEENSQQENVEQVDKHRELSQRSKSNVSRSHEQGQSCEIQHKPEREHGNQPGEKVDKFISSWRTQKDIKETTTQQEILRGKRKNTFTECGKNLRDYSALIKHQRIRTGARPYECSECGKCFTKSSALSEHQRIHTGERPYECKTRTSCDGRTQTGPAPGDGRLKWLPGAH, encoded by the exons ATGCGCAGATCTGCATTTCCCAGAGCACTGGGCATGTGCCCTCCCCCGGTGCTGCGGGGCTGGAGAACAAGGGAGGGTCCGACTGAACCGCGAAGACCTTCATTAATCCCCCTCGTGCCGTGCCCGGCCCGGGCCCTGCTCCCGCTGGAGCtgccccgggctctgcccgccCCGCTGCGGAGCTGCAGTCTCCAG gggctggtgaccttcgaggaggtggctgtgtatttcaccagggaaaAGTGGGGTCTGCTGGACCCAACTCAGAGAACTCTGTACagagacgtcatgcaggagaactatgagaatgtgacctcgctgg ggtttccagtttccaaacctgatgtgatctcccAGCTGGAACAAGGGAAAGAGTCATGGGTCCCAGACCTCCAGGgttcagaggaaagagagatcctgaGAGCTATCTGCACAG CAGGTGATGCAATGGTAtgtgagaaagaggaggagaattCTCAGCAGGAAAATGTTGAGCAAGTGGATAAACACAGAGAATTATCGCAAAGATCAAAAAGCAATGTATCCAGGAGTCATGAGCAGGGACAATCCTGTGAGATTCAGCACAAACCAGAAAGAGAGCATGGAAATCAGCCAGGGGAGAAAGTGGATAAATTTATTTCCAGTTGGAGAACTCAGAAGGACATCAAGGAAACCACAACACAGCAGGAAATCCtcaggggaaagagaaaaaatacattcactgagtgtgggaaaaacttacGTGACTACTCAGCCCTTATAAAGCATCAGAGAATCCGCACAGGGGcaaggccctatgaatgcagcgAGTGTGGAAAATGCTTCACTAAGagctcagccctttctgaacatcagagaatccacacaggggagaggccctatgaatgca AAACCAGGACGTCATGTGATGGGAGAACACAGACAGGCCCTGCTCCGGGGGATGGAAGGCTgaaatggctgccaggtgcacaCTGA
- the LOC101935634 gene encoding zinc finger protein 436-like isoform X2: MRRSAFPRALGMCPPPVLRGWRTREGPTEPRRPSLIPLVPCPARALLPLELPRALPAPLRSCSLQGLVTFEEVAVYFTREKWGLLDPTQRTLYRDVMQENYENVTSLGFPVSKPDVISQLEQGKESWVPDLQGSEEREILRAICTGDAMVCEKEEENSQQENVEQVDKHRELSQRSKSNVSRSHEQGQSCEIQHKPEREHGNQPGEKVDKFISSWRTQKDIKETTTQQEILRGKRKNTFTECGKNLRDYSALIKHQRIRTGARPYECSECGKCFTKSSALSEHQRIHTGERPYECSECGKNFTYRSGLFLHQRIHTGERPYECSECGKCFTSSSALSEHQRIHKGERPYECSECGKNFTQRAGLFLHQISHREERPYECYECGKTFNRSSHLIRHQRIHTGERPYECIECGESFTNSSALSEHQRIHRGERPYECSECGKKFTRRSGLFQHQRIHTGERPYECNECGKSFTSKSALSEHQRIHTGERPYECSECGKNFTHRSGLSEHQRMHTGERPFECRDCGKCFTSRSVLSKHQRIHTGERPYECSECGKTFIRSSHLIRHQRSHTREKPYECSEQGWLQAPAQQACAWGSKLHGVACRSL, translated from the exons ATGCGCAGATCTGCATTTCCCAGAGCACTGGGCATGTGCCCTCCCCCGGTGCTGCGGGGCTGGAGAACAAGGGAGGGTCCGACTGAACCGCGAAGACCTTCATTAATCCCCCTCGTGCCGTGCCCGGCCCGGGCCCTGCTCCCGCTGGAGCtgccccgggctctgcccgccCCGCTGCGGAGCTGCAGTCTCCAG gggctggtgaccttcgaggaggtggctgtgtatttcaccagggaaaAGTGGGGTCTGCTGGACCCAACTCAGAGAACTCTGTACagagacgtcatgcaggagaactatgagaatgtgacctcgctgg ggtttccagtttccaaacctgatgtgatctcccAGCTGGAACAAGGGAAAGAGTCATGGGTCCCAGACCTCCAGGgttcagaggaaagagagatcctgaGAGCTATCTGCACAG GTGATGCAATGGTAtgtgagaaagaggaggagaattCTCAGCAGGAAAATGTTGAGCAAGTGGATAAACACAGAGAATTATCGCAAAGATCAAAAAGCAATGTATCCAGGAGTCATGAGCAGGGACAATCCTGTGAGATTCAGCACAAACCAGAAAGAGAGCATGGAAATCAGCCAGGGGAGAAAGTGGATAAATTTATTTCCAGTTGGAGAACTCAGAAGGACATCAAGGAAACCACAACACAGCAGGAAATCCtcaggggaaagagaaaaaatacattcactgagtgtgggaaaaacttacGTGACTACTCAGCCCTTATAAAGCATCAGAGAATCCGCACAGGGGcaaggccctatgaatgcagcgAGTGTGGAAAATGCTTCACTAAGagctcagccctttctgaacatcagagaatccacacaggggagaggccctatgaatgcagtgagtgtgggaaaaacttcacttACAGATCAGGCCTTTTTctccatcagagaatccacacaggggagaggccctatgaatgcagtgagtgtggaaaATGCTTCACTAGcagctcagccctttctgaacatcagagaattcacaaaggggagaggccctatgaatgcagtgagtgtggaaaAAACTTCACTCAGAGAGCTGGCCTTTTTCTCCATCAGATAAGTCACAGAgaggagaggccctatgaatgctatgagtgtgggaaaaccttcaatcGCAGTTCGCACCTTATTAGGCACCAGAGAATCcatacaggggagaggccctatgaatgcattGAGTGTGGGGAAAGCTTCACTAAcagctcagccctttctgaacatcagagaatccacagaggggagaggccctatgaatgcagtgagtgtggaaaAAAATTCACTCGCAGATCAGGCCTTTttcaacatcagagaatccacacaggggagaggccctatgaatgcaatgagtgtgggaaaagtttcactagCAAATCAGCCCTttctgaacatcagagaatccacacaggggagaggccctatgaatgcagtgagtgtgggaaaaacttcactcaCAGATCAGGCCTTTCTGAACATCAGAGaatgcacacaggagagaggcccttTGAATGCCGTGACTGTGGAAAATGCTTCACTAGCAGATCAGTcctttctaaacatcagagaattcacacaggggagaggccctatgaatgcagtgaatgtgggaaaaccttcattcGCAGCTCGCACCTTATTAGGCATCAGAGAAGTCACACAAGAGAGaagccctatgaatgcagtgagcaggggtggctccaggcaccagcacagcaagcatgtgcctggggcagcaagctacacggggtggcctgccggtcgctgtga
- the LOC101935634 gene encoding zinc finger protein 501-like isoform X5: MQENYENVTSLGFPVSKPDVISQLEQGKESWVPDLQGSEEREILRAICTAGDAMVCEKEEENSQQENVEQVDKHRELSQRSKSNVSRSHEQGQSCEIQHKPEREHGNQPGEKVDKFISSWRTQKDIKETTTQQEILRGKRKNTFTECGKNLRDYSALIKHQRIRTGARPYECSECGKCFTKSSALSEHQRIHTGERPYECSECGKNFTYRSGLFLHQRIHTGERPYECSECGKCFTSSSALSEHQRIHKGERPYECSECGKNFTQRAGLFLHQISHREERPYECYECGKTFNRSSHLIRHQRIHTGERPYECIECGESFTNSSALSEHQRIHRGERPYECSECGKKFTRRSGLFQHQRIHTGERPYECNECGKSFTSKSALSEHQRIHTGERPYECSECGKNFTHRSGLSEHQRMHTGERPFECRDCGKCFTSRSVLSKHQRIHTGERPYECSECGKTFIRSSHLIRHQRSHTREKPYECSEQGWLQAPAQQACAWGSKLHGVACRSL, encoded by the exons atgcaggagaactatgagaatgtgacctcgctgg ggtttccagtttccaaacctgatgtgatctcccAGCTGGAACAAGGGAAAGAGTCATGGGTCCCAGACCTCCAGGgttcagaggaaagagagatcctgaGAGCTATCTGCACAG CAGGTGATGCAATGGTAtgtgagaaagaggaggagaattCTCAGCAGGAAAATGTTGAGCAAGTGGATAAACACAGAGAATTATCGCAAAGATCAAAAAGCAATGTATCCAGGAGTCATGAGCAGGGACAATCCTGTGAGATTCAGCACAAACCAGAAAGAGAGCATGGAAATCAGCCAGGGGAGAAAGTGGATAAATTTATTTCCAGTTGGAGAACTCAGAAGGACATCAAGGAAACCACAACACAGCAGGAAATCCtcaggggaaagagaaaaaatacattcactgagtgtgggaaaaacttacGTGACTACTCAGCCCTTATAAAGCATCAGAGAATCCGCACAGGGGcaaggccctatgaatgcagcgAGTGTGGAAAATGCTTCACTAAGagctcagccctttctgaacatcagagaatccacacaggggagaggccctatgaatgcagtgagtgtgggaaaaacttcacttACAGATCAGGCCTTTTTctccatcagagaatccacacaggggagaggccctatgaatgcagtgagtgtggaaaATGCTTCACTAGcagctcagccctttctgaacatcagagaattcacaaaggggagaggccctatgaatgcagtgagtgtggaaaAAACTTCACTCAGAGAGCTGGCCTTTTTCTCCATCAGATAAGTCACAGAgaggagaggccctatgaatgctatgagtgtgggaaaaccttcaatcGCAGTTCGCACCTTATTAGGCACCAGAGAATCcatacaggggagaggccctatgaatgcattGAGTGTGGGGAAAGCTTCACTAAcagctcagccctttctgaacatcagagaatccacagaggggagaggccctatgaatgcagtgagtgtggaaaAAAATTCACTCGCAGATCAGGCCTTTttcaacatcagagaatccacacaggggagaggccctatgaatgcaatgagtgtgggaaaagtttcactagCAAATCAGCCCTttctgaacatcagagaatccacacaggggagaggccctatgaatgcagtgagtgtgggaaaaacttcactcaCAGATCAGGCCTTTCTGAACATCAGAGaatgcacacaggagagaggcccttTGAATGCCGTGACTGTGGAAAATGCTTCACTAGCAGATCAGTcctttctaaacatcagagaattcacacaggggagaggccctatgaatgcagtgaatgtgggaaaaccttcattcGCAGCTCGCACCTTATTAGGCATCAGAGAAGTCACACAAGAGAGaagccctatgaatgcagtgagcaggggtggctccaggcaccagcacagcaagcatgtgcctggggcagcaagctacacggggtggcctgccggtcgctgtga